The following nucleotide sequence is from Solanum dulcamara chromosome 7, daSolDulc1.2, whole genome shotgun sequence.
tagaccaaatttcacattttggagctaatggAATCGACGAAATTTCATTCTAAGACTCACAACTCGAcatgaccccaaataccactttttcacaacttaatctttcaaaacttaaatcattccaaaaatctcaacttaTCACAGAATTTCACAAGACCGACATCGAATACTAATCAAACATGACTCGAAAAAACAAATTGGAGGGGTAAATGattattttgtaaaaattaccaaaaataaactttagggtcattacagattgggtgtcatgttctgacacaatATTGAaccgggtgtcacgttccgacacactGATAGGTTAAGTAGAGGTTCCGTGAGAAAACCATTCTTTGACTGTATATTGGAATTGAGACtgtttatatatgtgtgtttacTATGTTGTAGTTACTTATTTCATATCTCACTTACTGAAATAACCGCGTGATTTTACTAGTACACcattattttgtgtactgatactgcacttattctttctttgttgagtacagggcatcttCAGGTAGTTTTTGAGAGACCTCGAGTAGACAATCACTAAGTTACATAATTTAAGGGTGGGCCAATTCTTTCAGGCTACCATGAGTTCTTCTCTATCTTGGCCTTTTCATACTCAGATTTTCAgacattatttatattatgacgttttggggttgcatcccctttcTTTAGACTTGTTTTGTAAGAGTTTTGATTCAATGACTCTCAGATTCTAGGGGTATTTTCGTATGTTTTTAGTTTGAATAGGTTGAGTTTATGGAGACTCAACACCTTTTTTTTATCTAACCTGTTTCCACATCCTAAATTGTCTATTTCTTATTATTACTGATTAGTCTGGATTGTAATAGTGGTTCTCCCACCGTAAGGTTAGAGTGGATGTCAATCACGGCAGATCAGGATCGTGACATTGTCTCTTGAAATGAGCCATTTATTTTTCAACATCTGAATgtgcataatttatttattttgtaaacataataaatatgcaattaagataagtaattaaatatttttaaaataaaatttaataaaataaaattattgtttaattttaaaaaatgaaacatTCATGTTCTCAAGCTATGGTGGAggtgatttgtaatgatggtGGGGTTAATGGTCGTTATTAGTGGCCAGTAATGATTGTGGTGATAGTTGAATGATGAAAATGGTTGATGTTATGGTGACTGACGCGATGGTGGAAATTGATAGTGAAAGTGGTAGTTGTAATAGTGAAGACGGTTAATATTAGTAGTTGTCGATGTTGGTAGTGATGGTTGAATAATGTGTGGTTGATGATATGTTGGTGGTAGTTAAAGGCGGTGTCAGTTGTGATGGTGGAGATGGTAGGTAAAGGGATTGACCAATGTGGTGTTGGAGATTATGACAACAGTggatataattataatgatgaagATGGAAGGTGTTGTAGTGACTGACAATAGTGGTTGACAACAGTGGTGATGTTGGCGGTTGGCGGCGACAATGATGGTTGACAAtagtgattgtgattgtgatgacAGGGATGGTTTGTGATAACAACTGATGACTGTGAATAGAGTGGGGTGAAAAGTATATCCACAcaaaaaattcttttaataatattaaaattttattcaagatcttaatgattaagatatattcaaatcaaataaatatttaaatttcagcAAAAACAAATACACTAAATAATCTAAAATCTAAACCAATTAGATTCACACTTCCATTAGAGGCAAACAAATGAAATCATATCCTCAAAACTTAAAAAGATGGAGTGAGAGAATTTTTTTGAATGACATAAATTAAAGATGAAACTCGTGTCATTTCTTCATATAATCCAAAGTCTTTTTGAATGATCtgtcaaagaaaaagaaaataaaatgttCCAGAATAGTCAAGGCTAGCTTCTTTAATATACGTGCTTAATTTCTGATGATTAAGAGAATAAAAAGTTTTGTATGTTGTTGGCCTCCTGATAGCCATTTGCGTATACACAGAATTtttctcttataattttttttattattaaaagctccttttcttgattCCCCATTAATGGCTGAGAGGTTTCctctaatatttatttagttttaactttataattaatataattaattagatTCCTAGCTATATAAAGAGTTTCCTTCTAATAATCATtgcttaaagaaaatatttttttcttgaacttCGTGtcgatttaatatatatatatatttaaaagtgCATGTATATTTTATATTCTCATTCTTCTAAAACGTTAAACAGGGAATTAATAGCCTTTTACACTAGTGTGACTTGGGTTGGCCGACAAAGAAAAATTTAGGTGTAGTATTTTTGAAGCTTTTTTATATAATTGACAGTTATGTTATGAATATATAGCCGAAGTCCTGTTTGTTTTGAGTTAAATTtggtttaaattttattttttattataatattatttatctaaattgattaattttatcCTGATTCAATATGTATTCAATTTTTAAGATATATTAGTTCTCTTGAATGTGGGGTTGATACTCCAATTAACTCTTTATTGAAAAATGGtctcttttatataattttggcAGTCTCATTAACTTACAAGTTAATTACTCCATAAAGACTTTCtaataataatgtaaaatataAACCATCATTAAGAAAAGTGAAATGCTATAAGAGGATTAGacaataatttataaattattcttatGCCGTCTTACTATAAAATTCTTACTTTGCGTAGGTATAAAGTATTATGCTTTGAGTGGTTCTTAATTTCTAGTtgcttttttgtgtgtgtgtgttgtaTTCCCCCTACTATTTTGGAGAATAGTCAATGAGGTATTCAAGGTTGAAACTTATAAATAGTCTTGCACAATTACAGGTCGAAAATGAGGAATTAGTGAAGGATAAATTTTATAGTTTAaaagtaaatattttatgtTAGATTTTATTTAGCTACAAATTAGCaatagattataaaaaaaaatcagttaGCTAAAAACATTTTTACAATGAATTAACTATGAATTGCGGATTTTAATTCTGTAGTTAATTAAtccataatttaatttgttgtAGGGAATTAATGGATCTAAGTTACTCTTCCTTATATATTGATGATAGTGTACAAGCTaagattttgatatattattttgaaatttgggCTAAATAATAGGAAAACAATAAGTTCAAGAGCTGATATATATAGAACCCCTTCGCATAGTGTAGATATGTAattgataattttatcattGTTTAATAGTGTTTTTATGTCGTCGTATCTCTTAGGCATAGGTATCCAATTCCAATCATCATTGTTCACTAATTTgagaattaaaattatttttaaaattttaatttatgtgatattatttaaattttgaattcaaatttaaaaattttgatcataaatttagatatgaaaattagttcaatgaaataaaatttatctgtttaaaaaactaaataaaaattatatagatAACAATAACtgacaatttaaaatattttaaaaatcacaAAATAGGTTTTAAAGAGAATGCAAAAGATAAGGACCACTAAAACTCATATGTACAACTCAATATATTATACTATATTAATTGGGTTTACTTACCCACTTTGCTAAGAGATTACGAAAGTACATTATCACTAACAAACAACAAATTGACTAGTAATAGTGTTTAGTGAGGAAGGCAATTTGGAAAAATCTCGTTTCATTTATCTCCACTAGTTGCACTTTatgtgttttaatttatttaagtgCTATATTATTATAGACTAAAGTAGCTAGTTTTGAAGTTGGAGAAAGATTTGACCACAAGATATTGGGAAATCATATGACCTAATTACAAATCAAAATTAATACACCACTTAACTTCTGACATTTCTGTGTCTAAACACTTCTCACAAATCACAATGGATAAacatgattaaaaaatataaatcatagaCAGATGTAACATATTTTTTATACGAAAGAAATCTTTCACCATAAACAAAAGACCGAATGTCTCAAACGATCAAACTTCTCAATTTTCCTTCTATTATTTAGTCTTTGCACATATTAAATACTTACTTCAAACTATTTTTGCACCgaatcaaatttatttattatggttATATAACAATAAATAGTTATCATCAAGTGATATATATACGTATTATCTAACACACATATGTAttgtttttataaatttaatataaatattgagtGTTGGTAAAAGAATTTCTTCCAAGCTCACTCGTAATATATGTGTAACTCTTTTCTAGTTGCACTATTCTATGTGTTTAAGTAGAATAATGTAGGCTAAAATCGTTTTGAAGTaaggattaaaaaaattaacataaaaaaGGTCTTAAGATCAAATGACCTAATCACTTATCAAATACTCCCCTCCACTTTTCACAAATCACAATgggaaaaaacaaagaagatgATTGACATTGAATAATGCATCGAATTTGTAACTTCTTTCGTTCTCTATGGTCTTTACTATAAAGATTCCATTTGTGCATTGCATAGCTGCTCATATGTAATGGCTtgcaaataatataaaagatgaaaattatATTAGATAAATTTTATATGACGAATTATATATTAGAGAGAAGTTGTTGAAATTTACATTGATGAACATTAATTAGGATCCTTGATCTTCGTAAATAATCCCCTCATGAGTTAGGGATTTGAGTGAAGCtcaatattcatttcttttttaattatatttgagTTGGGTCCAATTCAGTTAAATCATAAATTATCCTATACTaattaataatatgaaatatctaAATTGAATACCATCAATAGGGAAATGACACGTTAGCACATGTAATGGTGGAGCCAGAAATTTTATCAAGagtgttaaaaaaaattaaacacgctaatcATATCCATAAATAAATGGATCGGATCAAATATACCTGTTTTGCAAGAAGCAGAGGTCTTTCTACAAGTTTTTCAGTTTCTTTTGAATTCTCTTCAGCTTTTGAAAGTGCAAATGGAGAGCAAACATAAACTTTTACatttaaaaagatttaaaataaaCACCAACTCAAAGTAAAAGCACTATTCCTCCACAAAATTTTTTTGACATAAAATGGCTTCAAAACAATACAAAAACACATCGAACAATAGAAATTATTATATCTTAATATGTATTACAAAACATAGTGATAATTACACCACCTTGAAGGGGGATTAAGAAACCAAACACACGAATAAACCTATCAAAACATTGTTTTACAATTGAAATTCAACTACATACACTATTACAATTGTATTCTACGAGGTTTCGTATCTTGAAATGTCTTAATAATAGCAACATTACTATCAAATACATCTTTTTCTAAATAAGGCACCAAACAACCACTAAAAAAATCATCACTCATTTGGCTCCGCAAGTCATTCTTGATAAACTTCATTGCCGAAAAAACTCTTCTAACGGAGGCAGTGACAACTGATAGAAGTAGAGCAAGTTTCACTAAGCGGAATACCAAATGATAAGTAGAATGTTTCTTTGTCTGAACTAATCTTTTAAAAAGATCACAAAGCCCATTTAGATTGGAGAACCTTTCATCAACATCACGGATATCAACAATATAACTTGCAAGTTGATTCTCAAGAAGCACTCATATTAGATTCATCAAAGTCATCCGGATATAATTCCGCCATTCTCATTACTTTTTTGATGtcaaaacttgaaaatgagttaattgGATTTAAGCAAGCAATTTCATGGAGCAAATCGGTAGTCATCTAATCAAAACGATCATTAAGTTCTTGATGTTGCCAATCAATAATATTGCAAAACACTTCAATACGATAATGATGTAAGATTGTATAGTTAGCAAGCTTTCGTCGTGGTCTTAAAGAGCTAACATATGGCTCCTCAAAGTTAGGTATCAAAACATCATGTTTGATACAAAATGTAGATATCTTAGCAATAAGAGAGTCTCATTCATCATCCCTTAAAACTTGCAACCTTCTCTTTGCTACTTCAACAAGTAGCATGGCATTTGCAATATCTAGCTCCTTTTTTTTGTAAGTATTTATTAAGCTCATTTGTGATTGCTAAGACATCTCTCATCAAATGCAACATGAACACAACCTCATATGTTCGGCATGCTTCGATATGTCCCATTCCCTTAGCTATTTCATCCAAATTTTGTGCATCAGGAGAAAGTGATTCAAGAACATCAATAATAGAgccaaacataataataaaattattaaaggatTTATAATGAGATCCCCAACGAGTGTCACAAGCTCTTGAAAGACCAAGTTGTTGATTCAAGCCCTAAAGTCATCCATATCTAATACctctttaattatttctttttaagaATCACATAATTCATCCATACGTTTAAAAGAAGATCCCaatacatttaaaaaaatttgagatCAATACTACAAGTTTTCCCACTTCAACACACTTTTTAGAGACCCAACAAGAGTTAGTTAAAGTTGATGAGCAAAACAATGGATGGAATAAGCCGATCTACTTTCTTGTctaatcaatattttaaggCCATTGATCTCACCTTACATATTTCTTGCCCCATCATAATATTGTCCACGCACACTTGATGGACTCAAAGAATGTTGAGCAAGTAAATTAACAATTGCCTCCTTTAGAGATGAAGCACTAGTATCTTGAACATGAACAATGTCAATAAGTCGCTCCATCACAGATTCATTTCTATCAGTATATCAAAATACAATAGCCATTTCGTCCTTGCGTGACACATCAAAGAATTCATCAACTAGCAAGGCAAAGTAATCACCATTTAATTTCTTAAGAATAGCTTTAATGGTCTCTATTTTACATGCACTCATAATAGCTTTTTGAATCATTGGAGATGTCATTTGAACATTTTGAGGAGCATGTTCTAGTACATAATCACAAATTTTATCACTTTTTTGCATACCATGAGAGAATTTCAAGAATGTTACCCCTACTAAGTGATGATTTAGATTCATTATGACCTCGAAATGCAAATTCCTGAGTTATGAGAAGTCTTACTTCATCAACCGAAGCACTTAAGCGAATCCAATATCCATACTTGAGTTGATTAGATTGTCTCTCAAATGCAAATTGAATAGACTGCCGTTGTCGTGATAAATCTTGacatttcttttttgattgattATGTATGCTATTTGGTAGACAAATATGTTTGTCAAAACTACTCTTTTTATTCCAACTCTTAAACCCAACACTTGAAAATACTTCACCTCCTCCTTGATGAATGTTATGGtctttaaatagataacaaTACAAACAATATACTACATCTTTACAAACACTATACTCCAACCAATCATGGTATACATCATCAAACCATTCATGATTAAAATGAGGTATTGATCCAGAAATATTTGTTTGAGGATACTCATGCACCGCTAGACGAGGTTgccaaggaccattcaaaaggTATGCTCTTCTAATAACATCACGATGATTTGAATGATAGTTTAATATTGAGATTCTTTCACCAGGATCAAACTTTAAAGAACCTAAATTAAATTCTTGAGAAGAATGTAATGATACTTCCGAATgattaacattttcttcttggtTAGATTGACTATGACTATGAGAGGCTAAACTTGATTTTGAAACTTTGGTGAAATACCTCTTCATTGAACATTGAGACTGAATCGTAAAGAGcacataaataagacaataaatACCATTATACCAAAGCTAAAGCCATATAGAATTCTGAAAATTtttagaacaaaaaaaaagaagaagaactaaGAACTTACAGGCTACAACAGCGAGCAACGGACAACGACAACAGAGAACGGACAGCAGCCAGCAGCAAAGAGCAGCAGGCAGCACTCAGCAGCAAAAGGTCGATTGGtcgaaagagaagagaagagttgggggagaaaataaaataatgaaatcccTAGAAAAAGaggatttttttatttgttgacTTTTCAATTAaagatttaaaaattaaaaaaaattaatatgttaagaagtcattttttaatttacatttaattttaaaaacgtCAAAAACTAAGCCTAAAAATATACCTAAAATCAGGGAAAAAAGTGTAGTTATTCGGATTCAAACCCGCAAGTTGAGACAAACTAAGACGAAATATTAAACTTTGTTTAccactgagctagtcctttgACTTATGCTTAGAGgttcaatattaaatatatatatataaattaaaaatttatcttatatatacaatataattttttaacaaaGGAGATTCGGATGGACCCGTAGACCGAATATAGATCCACCCGTGAGCACATGATGACCAACATTGTTTTGTTTCTTCATGACTAAGCTTTAACCCCCTATGGGCCCCAAGGAGCTTATATCACACcaaatcttctttttaaataaatattaaaaagtagAATTACTAGTTACTACCCCACCCAATAATGCCACCTGACTCAAAAGTCAAAAGTTGTTAGACAATGACCAAACTACCCTCGAATAACCCTCACCACTCTTCCCCTTTAAATACTACACTCTTCACCTAGTTTCATCCCTTTACTCCTTCTACCTTCCCACCCACCCCCTCTATAAGAAATTTTCCGATCATGTTGTCCGCTATTCTTTCCTCCGACGGGCTTTTTTCGAATGCCTTTCCTTCTTTTAACGATGATTTTACTCAATGGGATTGCATCGAATCGGCTTTTATATTCCCTGAACAAGGGATAGAATTGATATTTTCACCGATGCAATCCCCAACTCCTGAATCGTTAATTTCACATGACTCCGGTTCAGGCCCTAACAAATCTAAACCTGATTCTTCTAACGATAGCCCGTATTCTGGATCGGATGATTTGTCTATAAAGGAGAGAAAGCGAAAGCGTATGATTTCAAATCGCGAGTCAGCCAGGCGATCCCGCAAGCGAAAGCAAACATATTTGGAGAACTTGAGGGACCAATCGAATCGGCTTAAAGTCGAAAACCGGGATTTAACGAACCGGGTTCGACTCGTAACCGGTGATTGCCAACTTGTCGAGAGAAACAACGAGATGCTACGAACCGAATCGATTTTACTCCGACAGAGACTCGAGGGTATACGTGAAATCTTAAGTGTACGGCAACTTCAGCAACACTTGTACAATTCCCATGCATGGCCATGCAATAATTTATACGTGGAACAAATACCATATTTCATTAATCAACCTATAATAAATCATCATTAAAAGACATGCTTGCTAGCATCTTCTAATATATGTTATTCGaactatataaaaatattgtgaCATTTTTAAAGAATCTGTATAACATAGGTTGGAAGCACTATATACCTTAAACATGGATAGATGAACCAAAGAgatttctttctctctctcaatCTATTTCTTGTAAATTAAAAGATGTTAATAGAATAACATCGTCTCTAGACTAGTATAGGAGTTTTGAGGTTGTGGGAAACCAAATGGCGGTTTTATTTTTTAAGCAAAAAAACCAGTCATTATGGTTTGTACTAAAAGACTTTATGCATTTTAATTTGGCTGTATtctcactatatatatataaagtccttttttttttttgttgtcttTTTAACGTTACATTTCAACTATAGCTTTGCTTACTTTTCCACATTCTCAGACGCGTGCGCCTCTTGAATCATCATTGCTTCTTCATTAACTTAGTGCTTAAATAATTGTTGTCCAAATACTAACCTATTTAGAAATTAAATTTTACTTATATATACTAGAGCATAAAGaatatgaattaatattatttggATTCCTTAATAGCTATTCGATGATTGGTATTAATTAGTACTGCAGTCCAACAAAATTGGATTTGTGCATTGCGGCGTCGATTTATAGGGTTTGCCTCTTTCAATATGGTTTTGCATTCTCATATTTTGAACTCGAGATATCTAATTAAGGATGAAATAGTTATTAACGTCGATTATCAGAATTTGAACATGAGATCTCTAATTGAGGATAGAATAATCTCAACTATTCCACTACAATCcatgttggaaaaatatttttattcgaATGTAATCATTTGTCATACACTACTCGAAACAAAGGTTTCTCTCATCACGAATCAATGTAAAATTTGTAttgtaaaatatgatttttccaCAACGTTTTCACCAAATTGGCTCACTAAAAAAATGCATTGTAAATAACAGATTttcattaaatattaaaaatagtcactgaatatttttttctattctcaCTAATTCAATTGAAATATCTGTGAAAACAATCGCTCAACATTTTTTTGTGGAAACTTTCAATCAAAAAATAGCGCTTTGTAGTAATAATTTCCAACTAGTTAATACTCAACACAATAAATATATCGATCTATGTTATGGAAAGCAAGTGAGATGTGTCGTACAAattactattttctttaaaaaaaaagttactaATTAGGGGGATTTTTGGATCAAGTAAAGAGTAGAATGCAATTTTTACgtataataatcaagagaaTGATGACTCTATTGCCTGTTTTAAATACAAATAGACCCCACAATATTGTAATTAAAGGCTTGATTCAATCACATCATGCCATTTTTTAATTAGACCCTACAAAATTATAGTTAAAAGgatattattaaaatttataagctaattaaattagtttataaataattttttagataaGTAGAAAGAAGAAAGGAGCTTTTACgtataataatcaagagaaTGATGACTTTATTGcctttttataaatatggaCCCCACAATATTGTGATTAAAGGCTTAATCCAATCACGCCACGCCATTTGTTGAATTAGACCTACCAAAATTGCGACTAAGAACCTCATCCAATCAGGATCATGCCACTTTTTTAATTCGACCACACAAAATTGCTATTAAGGAAGTGTTTATCTAAGGTTATAAGTTAGTTAAAttagttttgtaaatattttttaatttatttatatatttgacaAATAATGAAATTGTTTATAAGTTAAAATCAGTCGAACGTTATAAATTGGTTATCCCTAAACCCTAACTTACGTTTAACACTTATGATTCGATCAAATTTTGTACAATCTTATCCCTAATATATGTTGTAACGATGAGAACTCTTTctaaaatatatcttttaattatctttcttctttattcaTTCCTTCGTCATTTGTAATGTAAAAAACTTAAatattcattaattattttttttttaaaaaaaattcaagaatattttAGTAACTTTAATAGAAAAGTACCTTATCAcgattattatattttcaaatatacTACTCCCcccatttcatattaaataaatttgtaAGCCAATGCACACTCAtattaaaaaacaaatattcaaggacataatttaaattatatttttcactATCCTTTGTTTATTTCCAAGTTATTCTTAGAAGTACAGATACTCATTACTCAAAAGGATTtggaaaaatataaaactttatTAAAGGAAAGGACAAATATGGGGAAAAAATCAAGCATTTatcttaaattttgaaaaataattattttgaataatgaaaaaaaaaatcacttaatatgaaatggaggccAGAGGAAGTACTGTTAATTATCAGTTTCAAtatttctatccaacacataatctatttatgtataataatattaatttcaaCATCTAAAAGTGTTTTGCAACACAATCACTTCTAATCAACTAATCCAAATGAATCCAAGAACCTAATCCAATCCGGCCATAACACAAGGAGttgtatttttgtttttgtttttttgtttatgtCCCACCCATCATCATTTCCCTTTCAAcaaagta
It contains:
- the LOC129895697 gene encoding bZIP transcription factor 11-like, which gives rise to MLSAILSSDGLFSNAFPSFNDDFTQWDCIESAFIFPEQGIELIFSPMQSPTPESLISHDSGSGPNKSKPDSSNDSPYSGSDDLSIKERKRKRMISNRESARRSRKRKQTYLENLRDQSNRLKVENRDLTNRVRLVTGDCQLVERNNEMLRTESILLRQRLEGIREILSVRQLQQHLYNSHAWPCNNLYVEQIPYFINQPIINHH